The Abyssisolibacter fermentans genome has a window encoding:
- a CDS encoding transposase, with product MTKRKIYINEKACEKCKNKDKCTTSKTCHRVIRGEYQDIYDEVDKIIMENKDLYKRRQMIVEHPFGTIKRALGFTYFLTRGNESVKAESYMHFFTYN from the coding sequence ATGACAAAGAGAAAGATATATATAAATGAAAAAGCATGTGAAAAATGCAAAAATAAAGATAAGTGCACGACATCAAAAACTTGCCACAGGGTAATAAGAGGAGAATATCAAGATATATACGATGAAGTAGATAAAATAATAATGGAAAATAAAGATTTATATAAGCGAAGGCAAATGATAGTAGAGCATCCATTTGGAACAATAAAACGAGCTTTAGGCTTTACATACTTTCTAACTAGAGGAAATGAAAGTGTTAAAGCTGAGTCTTACATGCACTTTTTTACCTATAACTAA